The Zingiber officinale cultivar Zhangliang chromosome 10A, Zo_v1.1, whole genome shotgun sequence genome contains a region encoding:
- the LOC122027012 gene encoding uncharacterized protein LOC122027012 isoform X2, protein MAFHIACPLTCRRICDCDLGFDSAPRREALAAEIDALEEFLRDPWAVRPAAEEEEVEEEEEEEGEKGVVQVWAPRVAPPAVAAPSVAADDAGAGDEVKRAVLQRQALAASLAAEDYVRRLETGGAAEAPAEAANNLDGEYQGNSAVKVMCRVCFSGEHEGTEKALKMLSCKSCNKKYHRSCLKTLSEHRDLFDWSSWSCPSCRICEICRRTGDPNKLMYCKRCDGAYHCYCQRPPHKNVGRGPYLCPKHTRCHSCGSSVPGSGPSTRWFLGYTCCDACGRLFVKGNYCPICLKVYRDSETIPMVCCDICERWVHCLCDGISDEKYQEFQADQNLQYQCAACRGDCYQVTNIDDAVKELWKRRDIADCDLIASLREAAGLPSKEEINSNFPYLDNEQIGPILHKNDSIKSLKFSLKGINDKFSKEHEKIVSNKMQAKKMGYQIKLNGKTEDPKLEGQNELTSLERSLRNQNVSEINSFINGGSDIISSSALPKLKIKSSKSQGLRFKECSAKSTIEMETTRSTKLVIHIGSKNKIPASSSPRSETSSCHMDQDLITNFGGDDAIKHKVTDSEDDHNHTVQRDTTDGNADNHLRSSNPGSKENSPAKRAKVNENLQKINGGFPDECQLNARKHNPSMGKKRNERSLSSENETIEQSEDIIQKSKRRDISNKSEKGHSGTSLSKFTSSSCPDTKPFLKLKFKSPYFEQKSSWTPTGDEENSVKGQRSTRKRPSTDKNGWMGNEKLSKLHLGI, encoded by the exons ATGGCGTTCCACATCGCTTGTCCGCTCACTTG CCGCCGGATTTGCGACTGCGATCTGGGATTCGACTCTGCGCCGCGGCGCGAGGCTTTGGCTGCGGAGATCGACGCGCTCGAGGAGTTCTTGAGGGATCCATGGGCCGTTCGCCCTGCCgccgaggaggaggaggtggaggaggaggaggaagaagagggggaGAAGGGTGTTGTCCAGGTCTGGGCCCCCCGTGTGGCGCCGCCTGCAGTGGCCGCGCCATCCGTGGCGGCGGATGATGCCGGCGCGGGCGACGAGGTTAAGCGTGCGGTGCTGCAGCGGCAGGCGCTGGCTGCTTCCTTGGCAGCGGAGGATTATGTTCGGAGGTTGGAGACGGGTGGTGCAGCA GAGGCACCAGCAGAAGCAGCTAACAACCTTGATGGAGAATATCAAGGCAACTCGGCTGTGAAGGTCATGTGCCGTGTATGTTTTTCTGGGGAACATGAGGGAACTGAGAAAGCTTTGAAAATGCTGTCTTGCAAATCATGCAACAAGAAGTACCACAGAAGTTGCTTAAAAACATTGTCAGAGCATAGAG ATTTATTTGATTGGAGTTCATGGTCTTGCCCCTCTTGTCGCATTTGTGAG ATTTGCAGAAGAACTGGTGATCCTAATAAACTAATGTATTGTAAAAGATGTGACGGTGCTTATCACTGTTATTGTCAGCGTCCACCACACAAG AATGTTGGTCGTGGACCTTATTTGTGTCCAAAACATACAAGGTGTCACAGCTGTGGTTCCAGTGTACCTGGAAGTGGTCCTAGTACAAG GTGGTTTTTAGGCTATACCTGCTGTGATGCTTGTGGTAGATTGTTTGTGAAAGGAAACTACTGTCCTATTTGTCTAAAG GTCTACAGAGATTCTGaaactataccaatggtttgctGTGATATTTGTGAAAGATGGGTCCACTGCCTATGTGATGGCATCAG TGATGAAAAGTATCAGGAGTTCCAAGCAGATCAAAATTTGCAATATCAATGTGCTGCATGCCGTGGTGATTGTTACCAG GTCACAAATATAGATGATGCAGTGAAAGAACTTTGGAAGAGGCGAGATATTGCTGATTGTGATTTGATAGCAAGTTTGAGGGAAGCTGCTGGCTTGCCTTCCAAGGAAGAAATAAATTCAAACTTTCCTTACTTGGATAATGAGCAAATTGGTCCAATCCTACATAAAAATGATAGTATCAAATCCCTAAAGTTCTCATTGAAAGGGAttaatgataaattttcaaaagaacatgAGAAGATTGTCTCAAACAAGATGCAAGCAAAGAAAATGGGATATCAGATTAAGTTAAATGGTAAAACAGAAGATCCTAAACTTGAAGGACAGAATGAGTTGACATCACTAGAGAGAAGTTTAAGAAATCAGAACGTCAGTGAGATAAACTCCTTCATAAATGGTGGTTCAGATATAATTTCATCCTCCGCCTTACCTAAACTCAAAATAAAGAGCAGCAAATCACAAGGTCTTCGTTTTAAGGAATGTTCTGCTAAAAGTACAATTGAGATGGAGACAACAAGAAGTACTAAGCTTGTTATACACATTGGCTCAAAAAACAAAATTCCTGCATCCAGTTCCCCAAGATCTGAAACCTCAAGCTGTCATATGGATCAAGACTTGATTACTAACTTTG GTGGTGATGATGCAATCAAGCACAAGGTGACAGATAGCGAGGATGACCATAATCATACTGTCCAACGAGATACCACAGACGGTAATGCAGACAACCATTTGAGAAGTTCAAACCCTGGAAGTAAAGAAAACAGTCCAGCAAAGAGAGCTAAAGTCAATGAGAATCTCCAGAAAATTAATGGTGGTTTCCCTGATGAATGTCAACTTAATGCTAGAAAACATAATCCATCAATGGGCAAGAAAAGGAATGAGAGAAGCCTTTCTTCAGAAAATGAAACCATAGAACAAAGTGAAGACATTATTCAGAAGAGTAAAAGGAGGGATATATCTAACAAGTCTGAGAAGGGCCACAGTGGAACTTCTCTCTCAAAGTTTACCTCGAGTTCCTGCCCAGATACGAAGCCGTTCTTGAAACTCAAGTTTAAGAGTCCATATTTCGAACAGAAAAGCTCCTGGACTCCTACAGGAGACGAAGAGAACTCTGTTAAGGGACAGAGATCGACAAGGAAGAGGCCTTCAACTGATAAGAATGGGTGGATGGGAAATGAAAAGTTATCAAAATTGCATCTTGGTATCTAA
- the LOC122027012 gene encoding uncharacterized protein LOC122027012 isoform X1, with protein sequence MAFHIACPLTCRRICDCDLGFDSAPRREALAAEIDALEEFLRDPWAVRPAAEEEEVEEEEEEEGEKGVVQVWAPRVAPPAVAAPSVAADDAGAGDEVKRAVLQRQALAASLAAEDYVRRLETGGAAEAPAEAANNLDGEYQGNSAVKVMCRVCFSGEHEGTEKALKMLSCKSCNKKYHRSCLKTLSEHRDLFDWSSWSCPSCRICEICRRTGDPNKLMYCKRCDGAYHCYCQRPPHKNVGRGPYLCPKHTRCHSCGSSVPGSGPSTRWFLGYTCCDACGRLFVKGNYCPICLKVYRDSETIPMVCCDICERWVHCLCDGISDEKYQEFQADQNLQYQCAACRGDCYQVTNIDDAVKELWKRRDIADCDLIASLREAAGLPSKEEINSNFPYLDNEQIGPILHKNDSIKSLKFSLKGINDKFSKEHEKIVSNKMQAKKMGYQIKLNGKTEDPKLEGQNELTSLERSLRNQNVSEINSFINGGSDIISSSALPKLKIKSSKSQGLRFKECSAKSTIEMETTRSTKLVIHIGSKNKIPASSSPRSETSSCHMDQDLITNFAGGDDAIKHKVTDSEDDHNHTVQRDTTDGNADNHLRSSNPGSKENSPAKRAKVNENLQKINGGFPDECQLNARKHNPSMGKKRNERSLSSENETIEQSEDIIQKSKRRDISNKSEKGHSGTSLSKFTSSSCPDTKPFLKLKFKSPYFEQKSSWTPTGDEENSVKGQRSTRKRPSTDKNGWMGNEKLSKLHLGI encoded by the exons ATGGCGTTCCACATCGCTTGTCCGCTCACTTG CCGCCGGATTTGCGACTGCGATCTGGGATTCGACTCTGCGCCGCGGCGCGAGGCTTTGGCTGCGGAGATCGACGCGCTCGAGGAGTTCTTGAGGGATCCATGGGCCGTTCGCCCTGCCgccgaggaggaggaggtggaggaggaggaggaagaagagggggaGAAGGGTGTTGTCCAGGTCTGGGCCCCCCGTGTGGCGCCGCCTGCAGTGGCCGCGCCATCCGTGGCGGCGGATGATGCCGGCGCGGGCGACGAGGTTAAGCGTGCGGTGCTGCAGCGGCAGGCGCTGGCTGCTTCCTTGGCAGCGGAGGATTATGTTCGGAGGTTGGAGACGGGTGGTGCAGCA GAGGCACCAGCAGAAGCAGCTAACAACCTTGATGGAGAATATCAAGGCAACTCGGCTGTGAAGGTCATGTGCCGTGTATGTTTTTCTGGGGAACATGAGGGAACTGAGAAAGCTTTGAAAATGCTGTCTTGCAAATCATGCAACAAGAAGTACCACAGAAGTTGCTTAAAAACATTGTCAGAGCATAGAG ATTTATTTGATTGGAGTTCATGGTCTTGCCCCTCTTGTCGCATTTGTGAG ATTTGCAGAAGAACTGGTGATCCTAATAAACTAATGTATTGTAAAAGATGTGACGGTGCTTATCACTGTTATTGTCAGCGTCCACCACACAAG AATGTTGGTCGTGGACCTTATTTGTGTCCAAAACATACAAGGTGTCACAGCTGTGGTTCCAGTGTACCTGGAAGTGGTCCTAGTACAAG GTGGTTTTTAGGCTATACCTGCTGTGATGCTTGTGGTAGATTGTTTGTGAAAGGAAACTACTGTCCTATTTGTCTAAAG GTCTACAGAGATTCTGaaactataccaatggtttgctGTGATATTTGTGAAAGATGGGTCCACTGCCTATGTGATGGCATCAG TGATGAAAAGTATCAGGAGTTCCAAGCAGATCAAAATTTGCAATATCAATGTGCTGCATGCCGTGGTGATTGTTACCAG GTCACAAATATAGATGATGCAGTGAAAGAACTTTGGAAGAGGCGAGATATTGCTGATTGTGATTTGATAGCAAGTTTGAGGGAAGCTGCTGGCTTGCCTTCCAAGGAAGAAATAAATTCAAACTTTCCTTACTTGGATAATGAGCAAATTGGTCCAATCCTACATAAAAATGATAGTATCAAATCCCTAAAGTTCTCATTGAAAGGGAttaatgataaattttcaaaagaacatgAGAAGATTGTCTCAAACAAGATGCAAGCAAAGAAAATGGGATATCAGATTAAGTTAAATGGTAAAACAGAAGATCCTAAACTTGAAGGACAGAATGAGTTGACATCACTAGAGAGAAGTTTAAGAAATCAGAACGTCAGTGAGATAAACTCCTTCATAAATGGTGGTTCAGATATAATTTCATCCTCCGCCTTACCTAAACTCAAAATAAAGAGCAGCAAATCACAAGGTCTTCGTTTTAAGGAATGTTCTGCTAAAAGTACAATTGAGATGGAGACAACAAGAAGTACTAAGCTTGTTATACACATTGGCTCAAAAAACAAAATTCCTGCATCCAGTTCCCCAAGATCTGAAACCTCAAGCTGTCATATGGATCAAGACTTGATTACTAACTTTG CAGGTGGTGATGATGCAATCAAGCACAAGGTGACAGATAGCGAGGATGACCATAATCATACTGTCCAACGAGATACCACAGACGGTAATGCAGACAACCATTTGAGAAGTTCAAACCCTGGAAGTAAAGAAAACAGTCCAGCAAAGAGAGCTAAAGTCAATGAGAATCTCCAGAAAATTAATGGTGGTTTCCCTGATGAATGTCAACTTAATGCTAGAAAACATAATCCATCAATGGGCAAGAAAAGGAATGAGAGAAGCCTTTCTTCAGAAAATGAAACCATAGAACAAAGTGAAGACATTATTCAGAAGAGTAAAAGGAGGGATATATCTAACAAGTCTGAGAAGGGCCACAGTGGAACTTCTCTCTCAAAGTTTACCTCGAGTTCCTGCCCAGATACGAAGCCGTTCTTGAAACTCAAGTTTAAGAGTCCATATTTCGAACAGAAAAGCTCCTGGACTCCTACAGGAGACGAAGAGAACTCTGTTAAGGGACAGAGATCGACAAGGAAGAGGCCTTCAACTGATAAGAATGGGTGGATGGGAAATGAAAAGTTATCAAAATTGCATCTTGGTATCTAA